In Sulfitobacter sp. M39, the following proteins share a genomic window:
- a CDS encoding outer membrane protein assembly factor BamD, whose amino-acid sequence MTGTMSRKRVVGAVLLAGVLGACGGAQDTGRTTNSFFNPQEIPLETYSAEQIYERGEFELNRKRPAEAAEYFSEIERLYPYSEWAKRALIMQAFAYHQDQDYPNSRSAAQRYIDFFPDDDDASYASYLLALSYYDQIDEVGRDQGLTFQALQALRRVIEDYPDSEYARSSVLKFDLAFDHLAGKEMEVGRYYLRRKHYTASINRFRVVVEDFQTTTHTAEALHRLVEAYLSLGLTDEAQTAGAILGHNYQSTEWYEASYKLLTGQGLEMKSFGDNWLTAIYRQTIKGEWI is encoded by the coding sequence ATGACGGGTACGATGTCGCGCAAGCGGGTGGTCGGTGCGGTGCTTTTGGCGGGCGTTCTTGGCGCGTGCGGTGGTGCTCAGGATACGGGTCGGACGACCAACAGCTTCTTCAACCCTCAGGAAATTCCGCTTGAAACATACTCGGCCGAGCAGATTTACGAGCGTGGCGAATTTGAACTGAACCGCAAACGCCCTGCCGAAGCGGCTGAATATTTCTCCGAGATTGAACGCCTTTACCCCTATTCCGAATGGGCCAAGCGGGCGCTGATCATGCAGGCTTTCGCCTATCATCAGGATCAGGATTACCCCAACAGCCGCTCTGCCGCGCAGCGCTATATTGATTTCTTCCCCGATGATGATGATGCGTCTTATGCAAGCTACCTTCTGGCCCTAAGCTATTATGACCAGATTGACGAAGTTGGCCGCGATCAGGGGCTGACCTTTCAGGCGCTGCAAGCGCTGCGTCGCGTGATCGAGGATTATCCAGACAGCGAATATGCACGGTCTTCCGTGCTGAAATTCGATCTGGCGTTTGACCATCTGGCGGGCAAGGAAATGGAAGTGGGGCGCTATTATCTGCGTCGCAAACACTATACCGCGTCGATCAACCGCTTCCGCGTCGTGGTCGAGGATTTCCAGACAACCACCCACACCGCCGAGGCGCTGCACCGTCTGGTAGAGGCGTATCTGTCGCTGGGTCTCACGGACGAGGCGCAGACCGCAGGTGCCATTCTGGGGCACAACTACCAGTCCACCGAGTGGTACGAGGCAAGCTATAAGCTGCTGACCGGTCAGGGCCTTGAAATGAAGTCCTTCGGCGATAACTGGTTGACCGCGATCTACCGCCAAACGATCAAGGGCGAATGGATCTGA
- the lpxC gene encoding UDP-3-O-acyl-N-acetylglucosamine deacetylase has product MQTTIKTAISFSGTGLHSGRPATVTIRPAGAHHGIWFSRSDVDVGDRLIPARWDAVNRSPLCTKLENAAGLQISTVEHLMAALAGCGIHNALVEIDGPEVPILDGSAAPFVRGIMQRGVRVLAAPVRAFEVLKTVTVTDGEASATIAPAETLKIDFVIDFADAAIGHQEKSLVMNNGSFARELCDSRTFCRQADVDAMQANGLALGGHAGENAVVFDGDQVLSPGGLRHDDEPVRHKMLDALGDLALAGAPLIGHYTGVRAGHSLTNTLLRALFATPGAVRMVECDAQMASRLPGFGLEWDEIPAVA; this is encoded by the coding sequence GTGCAGACAACCATTAAGACAGCGATCAGCTTTAGCGGCACCGGCCTTCATTCCGGCCGTCCTGCAACTGTGACGATCCGTCCGGCTGGCGCGCATCACGGTATCTGGTTCTCGCGCAGTGACGTGGATGTGGGCGACCGCCTGATCCCCGCCCGCTGGGATGCGGTGAATCGCTCGCCCCTTTGCACCAAGCTAGAAAATGCGGCGGGTCTGCAAATCTCTACTGTTGAACACCTGATGGCCGCACTGGCCGGTTGTGGCATCCACAACGCGCTGGTCGAGATTGATGGCCCCGAAGTGCCGATCCTCGACGGCTCTGCCGCGCCCTTCGTGCGTGGTATCATGCAGCGCGGCGTGCGCGTGCTGGCGGCCCCTGTGCGCGCTTTCGAAGTGCTGAAAACGGTCACCGTGACGGATGGAGAGGCCTCGGCCACTATCGCACCGGCAGAGACCCTGAAGATCGACTTTGTCATCGACTTCGCCGATGCCGCCATTGGCCATCAGGAAAAGTCGCTGGTCATGAACAACGGCAGCTTTGCCCGCGAACTTTGCGACAGCCGGACCTTCTGCCGTCAGGCGGATGTAGACGCGATGCAGGCGAACGGTCTGGCATTGGGCGGTCACGCTGGTGAAAATGCTGTGGTCTTCGACGGCGACCAAGTGCTGAGCCCCGGTGGTCTGCGTCATGACGATGAACCCGTGCGCCACAAAATGCTGGATGCTTTGGGTGATCTGGCGCTGGCTGGCGCACCGTTGATCGGCCATTACACCGGCGTGCGCGCCGGCCACAGCCTGACCAACACGCTGCTGCGGGCGCTGTTCGCGACCCCAGGTGCCGTGCGCATGGTTGAATGTGACGCGCAAATGGCGTCGCGTCTGCCCGGCTTTGGCCTTGAGTGGGACGAAATCCCCGCCGTTGCCTGA
- the ftsZ gene encoding cell division protein FtsZ: MTLNLSMPGQGDLKPRITVFGVGGAGGNAVNNMIEKELDGVDFVVANTDAQALQQAKAESRVQLGIKVTEGLGAGARATVGAAAAEESIEQIVDHLAGAHMCFITAGMGGGTGTGAAPIIAQAARELGVLTVGVVTKPFQFEGIKRMRQAEDGIEALQKVVDTLIIIPNQNLFRLANEKTTFTEAFSMADDVLYQGVKGVTDLMVRPGLINLDFADVRAVMDEMGKAMMGTGEAEGEDRAIQAAEKAIANPLLDEISLRGAKGVLINITGGHDLTLFELDEAANRIREEVDPDANIIVGSTLDTELGGVMRVSVVATGIDAVDVNTEMPVPRRSMSQPLPAKAPEVEQAPAAEAPAQVAAQAEYEEEPQQQLFQEEPAINHSGFSDTSYEDEASDADDLPPPAYRPEVASFQPRREEVNVDAQEQEAFVAPRAPAPGTPSPEALARLRAAAQKASPSQQQQRQPQAQPQQQRQQPAAEQGEKRFGINSLINRMTGHGEAETQQQRPVRQQPPVQTRASSAAPQPRDVQDEDQERIEIPAFLRRQAN, encoded by the coding sequence ATGACCCTTAATCTTTCAATGCCCGGACAGGGCGACCTGAAACCCCGCATCACAGTGTTTGGTGTTGGCGGGGCAGGCGGCAACGCCGTGAACAACATGATCGAGAAAGAACTCGACGGTGTTGATTTCGTGGTTGCCAACACAGACGCGCAAGCGTTGCAGCAAGCCAAAGCGGAAAGCCGCGTTCAGCTGGGCATCAAAGTGACCGAAGGTCTGGGTGCGGGCGCGCGCGCAACCGTGGGTGCTGCCGCTGCCGAAGAAAGCATTGAACAGATTGTTGACCATCTGGCCGGCGCGCACATGTGCTTTATCACCGCCGGTATGGGTGGGGGCACCGGGACAGGGGCCGCGCCGATCATCGCACAGGCTGCGCGTGAACTGGGTGTTCTTACCGTTGGTGTCGTGACCAAGCCGTTCCAGTTTGAGGGCATCAAGCGGATGCGTCAGGCTGAAGACGGTATCGAGGCGCTGCAAAAGGTCGTCGATACACTGATCATCATTCCCAACCAGAACCTGTTCCGTCTGGCGAATGAAAAAACCACCTTTACCGAAGCATTCTCCATGGCGGATGACGTGCTGTACCAAGGTGTCAAAGGCGTCACGGATCTGATGGTCCGCCCCGGCCTGATCAACCTCGACTTTGCGGACGTGCGCGCCGTGATGGACGAGATGGGCAAAGCGATGATGGGCACCGGCGAGGCAGAGGGCGAAGATCGCGCCATCCAGGCCGCCGAGAAGGCCATCGCGAACCCGCTGCTGGACGAAATCAGCCTGCGCGGTGCCAAGGGCGTTCTGATCAACATCACCGGCGGTCACGACCTGACCCTGTTCGAACTGGACGAAGCGGCGAACCGTATCCGCGAAGAAGTCGACCCAGACGCGAACATCATCGTGGGTTCCACGCTCGACACCGAACTGGGTGGCGTTATGCGCGTGAGCGTTGTTGCCACAGGGATCGATGCGGTTGACGTCAACACCGAGATGCCCGTGCCGCGCCGCTCCATGTCGCAGCCATTGCCTGCTAAAGCGCCAGAGGTTGAACAAGCCCCCGCCGCCGAAGCACCTGCACAGGTTGCCGCACAAGCCGAGTACGAAGAAGAGCCACAGCAGCAGCTGTTCCAGGAAGAGCCCGCTATCAACCACAGCGGTTTCTCTGACACATCCTATGAAGACGAAGCGTCGGACGCAGATGATCTGCCACCCCCCGCCTACCGTCCCGAGGTCGCGTCCTTCCAGCCGCGCCGCGAAGAGGTGAATGTCGACGCGCAAGAGCAAGAGGCGTTTGTCGCGCCACGCGCCCCTGCACCCGGGACCCCATCGCCCGAAGCACTGGCTCGTCTGCGCGCAGCCGCGCAAAAAGCATCGCCAAGCCAGCAGCAACAGCGTCAACCACAAGCGCAGCCACAGCAGCAGCGTCAACAACCCGCCGCCGAGCAGGGCGAGAAGCGCTTTGGCATCAACTCGTTGATCAACCGCATGACCGGTCACGGTGAGGCGGAAACACAGCAGCAGCGCCCCGTACGTCAGCAGCCGCCGGTTCAGACCCGCGCGTCCTCTGCCGCGCCACAGCCGCGCGACGTCCAGGACGAAGATCAAGAGCGGATCGAAATCCCCGCCTTCCTGCGTCGTCAGGCGAACTAA